One Papaver somniferum cultivar HN1 chromosome 10, ASM357369v1, whole genome shotgun sequence genomic window carries:
- the LOC113316105 gene encoding uncharacterized protein LOC113316105 translates to MEKIMIRVLVTRLLYLPLLQIWLRGKKPLRPTTIDIGSLPNPIFHDNKPSIELPLDFFQEGCAIWNHSLIGRLHLKSKSFDVVTKSLEDQWNLGTGKVKFTPTNKGFFIIKFSSEEDKVKIRDGKTWKINQQELRLQDWFPWFDPDKESSSHATVWVNFSGLYVELWTEKILLSLGKNLGNPIMVDKKTLNHDYGCYAAVLVDIDFAKTVPDSIHVTVGGRSFEQFVELQKISKFCSHCKIVGHVESDCRQKTKKNHHVNPTKSIQKWQPVKDKIMQGATNVPSTSSVENNPVATALNAASSRVDLTASVANQTTQTHGLDFGKWKD, encoded by the coding sequence ATGGAAAAAATCATGATCCGGGTTCTAGTAACTCGTCTCTTATATTTGCCGCTTTTGCAGATATGGTTAAGGGGAAAAAAACCGCTAAGACCTACTACTATAGATATTGGTAGTCTCCCAAACCCTATTTTTCATGATAATAAACCTTCAATAGAATTGCCACTAGATTTTTTTCAGGAAGGGTGTGCGATCTGGAATCATAGTCTTATTGGAAGGTTGCATCTTAAATCTAAAAGTTTTGATGTGGTTACAAAATCTTTGGAAGATCAATGGAACTTAGGTACGGGTAAGGTAAAGTTCACACCTACGAACAAAGGTTTTTTTATTATAAAGTTTTCATCTGAGGAAGATAAAGTAAAAATTCGTGATGGTAAAACCTGGAAAATTAATCAACAAGAGTTACGGCTCCAAGATTGGTTTCCTTGGTTTGATCCAGATAAAGAGAGTTCTTCACATGCTACTGTTTGGGTTAATTTTTCTGGGTTATATGTGGAATTATGGACTGAAAAAATCTTGTTATCACTTGGTAAAAACCTTGGTAATCCCATTATGGTGGATAAGAAGACGTTAAATCATGATTATGGATGTTATGCAGCTGTTTTAGTTGATATTGATTTTGCGAAGACAGTGCCTGATTCCATTCATGTAACAGTGGGTGGTAGAAGTTTTGAACAGTTTGTGGAGCTACAAAAAATTTCCAAGTTTTGCTCCCACTGCAAAATTGTTGGACATGTTGAATCTGATTGTAGgcagaaaaccaagaaaaatcaTCATGTTAATCCTACAAAGAGTATTCAAAAGTGGCAACCTGTTAAAGATAAGATTATGCAAGGTGCTACTAATGTTCCTAGTACGAGTTCTGTTGAGAATAATCCAGTTGCAACTGCGTTGAATGCTGCTAGTAGTAGGGTTGATCTTACTGCCTCTGTAGCTAATCAAACTACTCAAACACATGGATTGGACTTTGGTAAATGGAAAGACTAA